The following are encoded together in the Sediminitomix flava genome:
- a CDS encoding RNA polymerase sigma factor yields MSSDFYNLFILPHAPIIIKICRAYTNSQEDFEDYYQEVCLQIWHSRERFKEHSEWSTWVYRLSLNVCLTLLKKQKNNPQHFASDSLPPEASEDSKAFSDEDLNQLYIAIRQLKEIDRAVILLYLEERSYQEIAEVIGTNPNNIGVRIQRIKQRLKKLLHEKVY; encoded by the coding sequence GTGAGCAGCGATTTTTACAACTTATTCATTCTACCACATGCCCCAATCATTATTAAAATCTGTCGGGCATATACCAACTCACAAGAAGACTTTGAGGATTACTACCAAGAAGTTTGCTTACAGATTTGGCATAGTAGAGAACGCTTTAAAGAACATTCGGAATGGTCTACTTGGGTGTATAGACTGTCGCTGAATGTGTGCTTAACACTTCTGAAAAAACAGAAGAACAATCCACAGCACTTTGCTTCTGATAGCTTGCCACCCGAAGCTTCAGAAGATAGTAAAGCATTCTCGGATGAAGACTTGAATCAACTCTACATTGCGATTCGACAATTGAAAGAAATTGACAGAGCCGTAATTCTACTCTATTTAGAAGAACGCTCTTATCAAGAAATCGCGGAGGTTATCGGAACCAATCCCAACAATATTGGGGTGAGAATTCAACGTATCAAACAACGTTTAAAGAAATTATTACATGAAAAAGTCTATTGA